Proteins encoded by one window of Canis aureus isolate CA01 chromosome 13, VMU_Caureus_v.1.0, whole genome shotgun sequence:
- the MAP7D1 gene encoding MAP7 domain-containing protein 1 isoform X2: MCTVAARTPPEPRPSPEGDPSPPPPPPPPMSALVPDTPPDTPPAMKNASSSKQLPLEPESPPRPVGPGSASQQEESPFSEGKIRGPTPPATGPRDARPPRRSSQPAPTVMQASDSPPTKQDVKKAGERHKLAKERREERAKYLAAKKAVWLEKEEKAKALREKQLQERRRRLEEQRLKAEQRRAALEERQRQKLEKNKERYEAAIQRSVKKTWAEIRQQRWSWAGALHHGSPGRKTSGSRCSVSAVNLPKHVDSIINKRLSKSSATLWNSPSRNRSLQLSAWESSIVDRLMTPTLSFLARSRSAVTLPRNGRDQGRGSGPGRAPTRGGTGASLARGPHPDRTHPSAAVPVCPRSASASPLTPPSSAPRSAHRCGPTGERGERRKPSAGGSPAVARRRPEASPVQKKEKKDKERENEKEKSALARERSLKKRQSLPASPRPRLSVGNAAELSPKAKARPSSPSTSWHRPASPCPSPGPGHALPPKPPSPRGTTVSPKGRVRRKDEAKESLSAPGVVDKNQSKSKSSEEKEPAAPASPAPSPVPSPTPAQPQKEQPTAIPADTAVLTSPPAPAPPTTPSKPMAGTTDREEATRLLAEKRRQAREQREREEQERRLQAERDKRLREEQLAREAEARAEREAEARRREEQEAREKAQAEQEEQERLQKQKEEAEARSREEAERQRLEREKHFQREEQERQERKKRLEEIMKRTRKSEAAETKKPDRKETTKANNFGPDPVKAREVRPLGLQKEAVQKEDPAAQEPQWSLPSKEPPGSLVNGLQPLPAHQENGFSPKGPSGDKSLGRTPEALLPFAEAEAFLKKAVVQPPQVTEVL, encoded by the exons CGGTGGCAGCCAGGACCCCTCCAGAGCCCAGACCTTCTCCAGAAGGGGACCCCTccccgccgccaccaccaccacctccgaTGTCAGCCCTGGTCCCTGACACTCCCCCAGACACCCCTCCAGCCATGAAGAATGCCTCTAGTTCTAAGCAGCTCCCGCTGGAACCAGAGAGCCCCCCAAGGCCCGTTGGGCCTGGATCAGCCTCCCAGCAGGAAGAGTCCCCTTTCTCAGAAGGGAAGATCAGGGGACCCACCCCACCAGCCACAGGCCCACGGGATGCCAGGCCTCCCCGAAGGAGCAGCCAACCAGCCCCGACAGTGATGCAAGCGTCAGACAGCCCTCCCACCAAGCAAG ATGTaaagaaagcaggagagagaCACAAGCTGGCAAAGGAGCGGCGAGAAGAACGAGCCAAGTACCTGG CGGCCAAGAAAGCTGTGTggctggagaaggaggagaaggccAAGGCGCTGCGGGAGAAGCAGCTGCAGGAGCGCCGGCGGCGGCTGGAGGAGCAGAGGCTTAAGGCAGAGCAGCGCCGGGCGGCCCTGGAGGAGCGACAGCGACAGAAGCTGGAGAAGAACAAG GAGCGCTATGAAGCCGCCATCCAGCGGTCAGTGAAGAAGACGTGGGCCGAAATCCGGCAGCAGCGCTGGTCCTGGGCAGGAGCCCTGCACCACGGCTCCCCCGGACGTAAGACCA GTGGGAGCAGGTGCTCCGTGTCGGCAGTAAACCTGCCTAAACACGTGGACTCTATAATCAACAAGCGGCTCTCAAAGTCCTCTGCCACGCTCTGGAACTCCCCCAGTAGAA ATCGCAGCCTGCAGCTGAGCGCGTGGGAGAGCAGCATCGTGGACCGGCTGATGACACCCACCCTCTCCTTCCTGGCACGGAGTCGTAGTGCGGTCACGCTGCCCCGCAACGGCCGGGACCAGGGTAGGGGCAGCGGCCCTGGGAGAGCCCCCACGCGGGGCGGGACAGGGGCCAGCCTCGCTCGCGGGCCGCACCCCGACCGCACTCATCCCTCTGCAGCCGTGCCCGTGTGCCCGCGCTCGGCCTCCGCCAGCCCCCTGACGCCGCCGAGCAGCGCCCCCCGAAGCGCGCACCGCTGTGGCCCCACCGGGGAGCGTGGGGAGCGCCGCAAGCCCAGCGCGGGGGGCAGCCCCGCCGTGGCCCGCCGCCGGCCTGAGGCCTCCCCG GtgcagaaaaaggagaagaaggacaAGGAGCGGGAAAATGAGAAGGAGAAGAGTGCCCTGGCCCGGGAGCGCAGCCTCAAGAAGCGCCAGTCACTGCCCGCCTCTCCACGCCCGCGCCTGTCCGTGGGCAACGCCGCCGAGCTCAG tCCCAAAGCCAAGGCCCGGCCATCCTCTCCCTCCACGTCCTGGCAcaggcctgcctctccctgccccagcccagggcctggccacgCTCTACCCCCCAAACCGCCATCTCCTCGGGGCACCACTGTGTCACCCAAGGGGCGGGTGCGGAGGAAGGACGAGGCCAAGGAGAGCCTCAGTGCCCCAGGCGTGGTGGACAAGAAccagagcaagagcaagagcagTGAGGAGAAGGAGCCAGCAGCCCCGGCCTCGCCAGCACCCTCGCCAGTGCCCTCGCCCACACCCGCTCAGCCCCAGAAGGAGCAGCCCACGGCCATCCCTGCAG ACACTGCAGTCCTGACCTCGCCCCCAGCCCCTGCGCCCCCCACGACTCCCAGCAAGCCCATGGCGGGCACCACCGACCGAGAGGAGGCCACTCGGCTCCTGGCCGAGAAGCGGCGCCAAGCCCGGGAGCAGCGTGAGCGCGAGGAGCAGGAGCGGAGGCTGCAAGCGGAGCGGGACAA GCGCTTGCGAGAGGAGCAGCTGGCGCGGGAGGCCGAGGCTCGGGCCGAGAGGGAGGCGGAGGCCCGGCGGCGGGAGGAGCAGGAGGCCCGCGAGAAGGCGCAGGCAGAGCAAGAGGAGCAGGAGCGGCTGCAGAAGCAG AAAGAAGAGGCCGAAGCTCGGTCCCGGGAGGAAGCGGAGAGGCAGCGCCTGGAGCGGGAAAAGCACTTCCAGCGGGAGGAGCAGGAGCGGCAGGAGCGCAAAAAG CGCCTGGAGGAGATCATGAAGAGGACTCGCAAGTCAGAGGCTGCTGAAACCAAG AAGCCGGACAGAAAGGAGACAACGAAAGCCAACAACTTCGGCCCAG ACCCTGTGAAAGCCAGGGAGGTTCGGCCCTTGGGGTTACAGAAGGAGGCAGTGCAGAAAGAGGACCCGGCCGCCCAGGAGCCTCAGTGGAG CCTGCCCAGCAAGGAGCCGCCAGGGTCCCTGGTGAATGGCCTGCAGCCTCTCCCTGCACACCAGGAGAATGGCTTCTCCCCTAAGGGGCCCTCTGGGGACAAGAGTCTGGGCCGAACGCCAGAGGCACTCCTGCCCTTCGCAGAGGCAGAGGCCTTCCTCAAGAAAGCTGTGGTGCAACCCCCACAGGTCACAG AAGTCCTTTAA
- the MAP7D1 gene encoding MAP7 domain-containing protein 1 isoform X3: MESGPPAEPRAGAPPAVAARTPPEPRPSPEGDPSPPPPPPPPMSALVPDTPPDTPPAMKNASSSKQLPLEPESPPRPVGPGSASQQEESPFSEGKIRGPTPPATGPRDARPPRRSSQPAPTVMQASDSPPTKQDVKKAGERHKLAKERREERAKYLAAKKAVWLEKEEKAKALREKQLQERRRRLEEQRLKAEQRRAALEERQRQKLEKNKERYEAAIQRSVKKTWAEIRQQRWSWAGALHHGSPGRKTSGSRCSVSAVNLPKHVDSIINKRLSKSSATLWNSPSRNRSLQLSAWESSIVDRLMTPTLSFLARSRSAVTLPRNGRDQAVPVCPRSASASPLTPPSSAPRSAHRCGPTGERGERRKPSAGGSPAVARRRPEASPVQKKEKKDKERENEKEKSALARERSLKKRQSLPASPRPRLSVGNAAELSPKAKARPSSPSTSWHRPASPCPSPGPGHALPPKPPSPRGTTVSPKGRVRRKDEAKESLSAPGVVDKNQSKSKSSEEKEPAAPASPAPSPVPSPTPAQPQKEQPTAIPADTAVLTSPPAPAPPTTPSKPMAGTTDREEATRLLAEKRRQAREQREREEQERRLQAERDKRLREEQLAREAEARAEREAEARRREEQEAREKAQAEQEEQERLQKQKEEAEARSREEAERQRLEREKHFQREEQERQERKKRLEEIMKRTRKSEAAETKKPDRKETTKANNFGPDPVKAREVRPLGLQKEAVQKEDPAAQEPQWSLPSKEPPGSLVNGLQPLPAHQENGFSPKGPSGDKSLGRTPEALLPFAEAEAFLKKAVVQPPQVTEVL, translated from the exons CGGTGGCAGCCAGGACCCCTCCAGAGCCCAGACCTTCTCCAGAAGGGGACCCCTccccgccgccaccaccaccacctccgaTGTCAGCCCTGGTCCCTGACACTCCCCCAGACACCCCTCCAGCCATGAAGAATGCCTCTAGTTCTAAGCAGCTCCCGCTGGAACCAGAGAGCCCCCCAAGGCCCGTTGGGCCTGGATCAGCCTCCCAGCAGGAAGAGTCCCCTTTCTCAGAAGGGAAGATCAGGGGACCCACCCCACCAGCCACAGGCCCACGGGATGCCAGGCCTCCCCGAAGGAGCAGCCAACCAGCCCCGACAGTGATGCAAGCGTCAGACAGCCCTCCCACCAAGCAAG ATGTaaagaaagcaggagagagaCACAAGCTGGCAAAGGAGCGGCGAGAAGAACGAGCCAAGTACCTGG CGGCCAAGAAAGCTGTGTggctggagaaggaggagaaggccAAGGCGCTGCGGGAGAAGCAGCTGCAGGAGCGCCGGCGGCGGCTGGAGGAGCAGAGGCTTAAGGCAGAGCAGCGCCGGGCGGCCCTGGAGGAGCGACAGCGACAGAAGCTGGAGAAGAACAAG GAGCGCTATGAAGCCGCCATCCAGCGGTCAGTGAAGAAGACGTGGGCCGAAATCCGGCAGCAGCGCTGGTCCTGGGCAGGAGCCCTGCACCACGGCTCCCCCGGACGTAAGACCA GTGGGAGCAGGTGCTCCGTGTCGGCAGTAAACCTGCCTAAACACGTGGACTCTATAATCAACAAGCGGCTCTCAAAGTCCTCTGCCACGCTCTGGAACTCCCCCAGTAGAA ATCGCAGCCTGCAGCTGAGCGCGTGGGAGAGCAGCATCGTGGACCGGCTGATGACACCCACCCTCTCCTTCCTGGCACGGAGTCGTAGTGCGGTCACGCTGCCCCGCAACGGCCGGGACCAGG CCGTGCCCGTGTGCCCGCGCTCGGCCTCCGCCAGCCCCCTGACGCCGCCGAGCAGCGCCCCCCGAAGCGCGCACCGCTGTGGCCCCACCGGGGAGCGTGGGGAGCGCCGCAAGCCCAGCGCGGGGGGCAGCCCCGCCGTGGCCCGCCGCCGGCCTGAGGCCTCCCCG GtgcagaaaaaggagaagaaggacaAGGAGCGGGAAAATGAGAAGGAGAAGAGTGCCCTGGCCCGGGAGCGCAGCCTCAAGAAGCGCCAGTCACTGCCCGCCTCTCCACGCCCGCGCCTGTCCGTGGGCAACGCCGCCGAGCTCAG tCCCAAAGCCAAGGCCCGGCCATCCTCTCCCTCCACGTCCTGGCAcaggcctgcctctccctgccccagcccagggcctggccacgCTCTACCCCCCAAACCGCCATCTCCTCGGGGCACCACTGTGTCACCCAAGGGGCGGGTGCGGAGGAAGGACGAGGCCAAGGAGAGCCTCAGTGCCCCAGGCGTGGTGGACAAGAAccagagcaagagcaagagcagTGAGGAGAAGGAGCCAGCAGCCCCGGCCTCGCCAGCACCCTCGCCAGTGCCCTCGCCCACACCCGCTCAGCCCCAGAAGGAGCAGCCCACGGCCATCCCTGCAG ACACTGCAGTCCTGACCTCGCCCCCAGCCCCTGCGCCCCCCACGACTCCCAGCAAGCCCATGGCGGGCACCACCGACCGAGAGGAGGCCACTCGGCTCCTGGCCGAGAAGCGGCGCCAAGCCCGGGAGCAGCGTGAGCGCGAGGAGCAGGAGCGGAGGCTGCAAGCGGAGCGGGACAA GCGCTTGCGAGAGGAGCAGCTGGCGCGGGAGGCCGAGGCTCGGGCCGAGAGGGAGGCGGAGGCCCGGCGGCGGGAGGAGCAGGAGGCCCGCGAGAAGGCGCAGGCAGAGCAAGAGGAGCAGGAGCGGCTGCAGAAGCAG AAAGAAGAGGCCGAAGCTCGGTCCCGGGAGGAAGCGGAGAGGCAGCGCCTGGAGCGGGAAAAGCACTTCCAGCGGGAGGAGCAGGAGCGGCAGGAGCGCAAAAAG CGCCTGGAGGAGATCATGAAGAGGACTCGCAAGTCAGAGGCTGCTGAAACCAAG AAGCCGGACAGAAAGGAGACAACGAAAGCCAACAACTTCGGCCCAG ACCCTGTGAAAGCCAGGGAGGTTCGGCCCTTGGGGTTACAGAAGGAGGCAGTGCAGAAAGAGGACCCGGCCGCCCAGGAGCCTCAGTGGAG CCTGCCCAGCAAGGAGCCGCCAGGGTCCCTGGTGAATGGCCTGCAGCCTCTCCCTGCACACCAGGAGAATGGCTTCTCCCCTAAGGGGCCCTCTGGGGACAAGAGTCTGGGCCGAACGCCAGAGGCACTCCTGCCCTTCGCAGAGGCAGAGGCCTTCCTCAAGAAAGCTGTGGTGCAACCCCCACAGGTCACAG AAGTCCTTTAA
- the MAP7D1 gene encoding MAP7 domain-containing protein 1 isoform X1: protein MESGPPAEPRAGAPPAVAARTPPEPRPSPEGDPSPPPPPPPPMSALVPDTPPDTPPAMKNASSSKQLPLEPESPPRPVGPGSASQQEESPFSEGKIRGPTPPATGPRDARPPRRSSQPAPTVMQASDSPPTKQDVKKAGERHKLAKERREERAKYLAAKKAVWLEKEEKAKALREKQLQERRRRLEEQRLKAEQRRAALEERQRQKLEKNKERYEAAIQRSVKKTWAEIRQQRWSWAGALHHGSPGRKTSGSRCSVSAVNLPKHVDSIINKRLSKSSATLWNSPSRNRSLQLSAWESSIVDRLMTPTLSFLARSRSAVTLPRNGRDQGRGSGPGRAPTRGGTGASLARGPHPDRTHPSAAVPVCPRSASASPLTPPSSAPRSAHRCGPTGERGERRKPSAGGSPAVARRRPEASPVQKKEKKDKERENEKEKSALARERSLKKRQSLPASPRPRLSVGNAAELSPKAKARPSSPSTSWHRPASPCPSPGPGHALPPKPPSPRGTTVSPKGRVRRKDEAKESLSAPGVVDKNQSKSKSSEEKEPAAPASPAPSPVPSPTPAQPQKEQPTAIPADTAVLTSPPAPAPPTTPSKPMAGTTDREEATRLLAEKRRQAREQREREEQERRLQAERDKRLREEQLAREAEARAEREAEARRREEQEAREKAQAEQEEQERLQKQKEEAEARSREEAERQRLEREKHFQREEQERQERKKRLEEIMKRTRKSEAAETKKPDRKETTKANNFGPDPVKAREVRPLGLQKEAVQKEDPAAQEPQWSLPSKEPPGSLVNGLQPLPAHQENGFSPKGPSGDKSLGRTPEALLPFAEAEAFLKKAVVQPPQVTEVL, encoded by the exons CGGTGGCAGCCAGGACCCCTCCAGAGCCCAGACCTTCTCCAGAAGGGGACCCCTccccgccgccaccaccaccacctccgaTGTCAGCCCTGGTCCCTGACACTCCCCCAGACACCCCTCCAGCCATGAAGAATGCCTCTAGTTCTAAGCAGCTCCCGCTGGAACCAGAGAGCCCCCCAAGGCCCGTTGGGCCTGGATCAGCCTCCCAGCAGGAAGAGTCCCCTTTCTCAGAAGGGAAGATCAGGGGACCCACCCCACCAGCCACAGGCCCACGGGATGCCAGGCCTCCCCGAAGGAGCAGCCAACCAGCCCCGACAGTGATGCAAGCGTCAGACAGCCCTCCCACCAAGCAAG ATGTaaagaaagcaggagagagaCACAAGCTGGCAAAGGAGCGGCGAGAAGAACGAGCCAAGTACCTGG CGGCCAAGAAAGCTGTGTggctggagaaggaggagaaggccAAGGCGCTGCGGGAGAAGCAGCTGCAGGAGCGCCGGCGGCGGCTGGAGGAGCAGAGGCTTAAGGCAGAGCAGCGCCGGGCGGCCCTGGAGGAGCGACAGCGACAGAAGCTGGAGAAGAACAAG GAGCGCTATGAAGCCGCCATCCAGCGGTCAGTGAAGAAGACGTGGGCCGAAATCCGGCAGCAGCGCTGGTCCTGGGCAGGAGCCCTGCACCACGGCTCCCCCGGACGTAAGACCA GTGGGAGCAGGTGCTCCGTGTCGGCAGTAAACCTGCCTAAACACGTGGACTCTATAATCAACAAGCGGCTCTCAAAGTCCTCTGCCACGCTCTGGAACTCCCCCAGTAGAA ATCGCAGCCTGCAGCTGAGCGCGTGGGAGAGCAGCATCGTGGACCGGCTGATGACACCCACCCTCTCCTTCCTGGCACGGAGTCGTAGTGCGGTCACGCTGCCCCGCAACGGCCGGGACCAGGGTAGGGGCAGCGGCCCTGGGAGAGCCCCCACGCGGGGCGGGACAGGGGCCAGCCTCGCTCGCGGGCCGCACCCCGACCGCACTCATCCCTCTGCAGCCGTGCCCGTGTGCCCGCGCTCGGCCTCCGCCAGCCCCCTGACGCCGCCGAGCAGCGCCCCCCGAAGCGCGCACCGCTGTGGCCCCACCGGGGAGCGTGGGGAGCGCCGCAAGCCCAGCGCGGGGGGCAGCCCCGCCGTGGCCCGCCGCCGGCCTGAGGCCTCCCCG GtgcagaaaaaggagaagaaggacaAGGAGCGGGAAAATGAGAAGGAGAAGAGTGCCCTGGCCCGGGAGCGCAGCCTCAAGAAGCGCCAGTCACTGCCCGCCTCTCCACGCCCGCGCCTGTCCGTGGGCAACGCCGCCGAGCTCAG tCCCAAAGCCAAGGCCCGGCCATCCTCTCCCTCCACGTCCTGGCAcaggcctgcctctccctgccccagcccagggcctggccacgCTCTACCCCCCAAACCGCCATCTCCTCGGGGCACCACTGTGTCACCCAAGGGGCGGGTGCGGAGGAAGGACGAGGCCAAGGAGAGCCTCAGTGCCCCAGGCGTGGTGGACAAGAAccagagcaagagcaagagcagTGAGGAGAAGGAGCCAGCAGCCCCGGCCTCGCCAGCACCCTCGCCAGTGCCCTCGCCCACACCCGCTCAGCCCCAGAAGGAGCAGCCCACGGCCATCCCTGCAG ACACTGCAGTCCTGACCTCGCCCCCAGCCCCTGCGCCCCCCACGACTCCCAGCAAGCCCATGGCGGGCACCACCGACCGAGAGGAGGCCACTCGGCTCCTGGCCGAGAAGCGGCGCCAAGCCCGGGAGCAGCGTGAGCGCGAGGAGCAGGAGCGGAGGCTGCAAGCGGAGCGGGACAA GCGCTTGCGAGAGGAGCAGCTGGCGCGGGAGGCCGAGGCTCGGGCCGAGAGGGAGGCGGAGGCCCGGCGGCGGGAGGAGCAGGAGGCCCGCGAGAAGGCGCAGGCAGAGCAAGAGGAGCAGGAGCGGCTGCAGAAGCAG AAAGAAGAGGCCGAAGCTCGGTCCCGGGAGGAAGCGGAGAGGCAGCGCCTGGAGCGGGAAAAGCACTTCCAGCGGGAGGAGCAGGAGCGGCAGGAGCGCAAAAAG CGCCTGGAGGAGATCATGAAGAGGACTCGCAAGTCAGAGGCTGCTGAAACCAAG AAGCCGGACAGAAAGGAGACAACGAAAGCCAACAACTTCGGCCCAG ACCCTGTGAAAGCCAGGGAGGTTCGGCCCTTGGGGTTACAGAAGGAGGCAGTGCAGAAAGAGGACCCGGCCGCCCAGGAGCCTCAGTGGAG CCTGCCCAGCAAGGAGCCGCCAGGGTCCCTGGTGAATGGCCTGCAGCCTCTCCCTGCACACCAGGAGAATGGCTTCTCCCCTAAGGGGCCCTCTGGGGACAAGAGTCTGGGCCGAACGCCAGAGGCACTCCTGCCCTTCGCAGAGGCAGAGGCCTTCCTCAAGAAAGCTGTGGTGCAACCCCCACAGGTCACAG AAGTCCTTTAA